One window from the genome of Faecalibacterium sp. HTF-F encodes:
- a CDS encoding lipopolysaccharide biosynthesis protein, with protein MNKVKRLLMTILTSGIATILSFLISFILTPYITNKLGVEAYGFVTLAKNFTQYATIITIALNSYAARYITVSYHNNDMKKAQEYISSVYYGDVAISAVIMIVAGGFILFLDRILNISLELVTSVKLLFLYVFLGFVLTTVGTSYTAAAYIKNRLDIVGIFRSLSYIFEVLFYVIVFTFFTPKVWQVGVAICVAQLVIFGGDYYIYKKYTPELKIKRKNVSFKAIKKLVVNGIWNSINSLGNTLNSGLDLIVTNLWLSDLAMGQIAITKTISSIFMSFNQLLAQPFQPLLLKSYSDGNKNKLVSELKISMKLTSLFSSIVFAGFFSLGKVFYALWIPGQDIDLIYVLTVITMLSSVIEGPVYPLYYIYTLTVKNKIPCLVTVVGGILNVAGMAILVKYSSLGIYSIVLTTTVIMLFINLVTNPLYMTHCLKIEWFTFYPTLLRTIISCTCMTISFTFIANALNPSTWMSFALTAILCGIMGCIIHLAFVFSRDEKSRILVIIKSKGK; from the coding sequence ATGAATAAAGTAAAGAGACTGTTAATGACAATTTTGACATCAGGGATAGCAACAATATTGAGTTTTTTGATTAGCTTTATCTTAACTCCGTATATTACAAATAAACTTGGCGTTGAGGCATACGGATTTGTTACATTAGCAAAGAACTTCACTCAGTATGCTACTATTATTACAATTGCTTTGAACTCGTATGCAGCTAGGTATATTACAGTTTCATATCATAATAATGATATGAAAAAGGCTCAAGAATATATTTCTTCTGTATATTATGGAGACGTGGCAATTTCAGCAGTCATTATGATCGTTGCCGGCGGATTTATTTTATTTTTAGATAGAATACTTAACATCTCGTTAGAACTAGTTACTTCTGTAAAATTGCTTTTTCTTTATGTTTTTCTTGGTTTCGTTTTGACAACTGTTGGTACATCTTACACCGCAGCGGCTTATATAAAAAACAGATTAGATATTGTAGGAATTTTTCGAAGCCTCTCTTATATTTTTGAGGTCTTGTTTTACGTTATTGTATTTACTTTTTTCACCCCAAAAGTTTGGCAAGTGGGAGTGGCCATCTGCGTAGCTCAGTTGGTGATATTCGGAGGTGATTACTACATCTATAAAAAATATACACCGGAATTAAAGATAAAACGGAAAAACGTTTCGTTTAAGGCAATAAAAAAGTTAGTGGTGAATGGTATTTGGAATTCCATTAATAGTCTTGGGAACACGCTGAATTCAGGGTTGGATTTGATAGTGACAAACCTGTGGTTGTCTGATTTAGCAATGGGACAAATTGCAATAACAAAAACAATTTCAAGTATTTTTATGAGTTTTAATCAGTTGTTAGCACAACCTTTTCAACCGCTACTTCTGAAGAGTTATTCGGATGGAAATAAGAATAAACTTGTTTCGGAATTAAAGATTTCGATGAAATTAACGAGCCTGTTTTCAAGTATCGTTTTCGCCGGTTTTTTTTCTTTGGGAAAAGTTTTTTATGCCCTTTGGATACCAGGACAGGATATTGATTTGATATATGTGCTGACAGTTATCACGATGCTTTCTTCCGTTATCGAGGGACCGGTATATCCTCTATATTATATATACACATTGACTGTTAAAAATAAAATTCCTTGTCTGGTTACAGTTGTAGGTGGAATACTTAATGTGGCAGGAATGGCAATACTAGTAAAATATAGTTCGTTGGGTATATATTCTATTGTATTAACTACAACGGTCATTATGCTATTTATCAATCTTGTGACGAACCCACTTTATATGACACACTGCTTAAAAATAGAATGGTTTACTTTTTATCCGACGCTTTTAAGAACGATAATTTCTTGCACTTGCATGACAATAAGTTTTACTTTTATTGCAAATGCGTTGAATCCAAGCACATGGATGTCATTTGCTCTAACCGCGATCTTGTGTGGCATTATGGGGTGTATAATACATTTGGCTTTTGTATTTTCACGTGATGAAAAATCGAGGATTTTAGTCATTATTAAGAGTAAAGGGAAATAA
- a CDS encoding DUF6017 domain-containing protein has protein sequence MEYPYFKGLEADRYSFYRVPKALVKADLFQKMSGDAKLLYAVLLDRMSLSIKNGWQDKHGNAYIICTIEEVMDSIHCARQKAVKLLDELEQEFRLIERRRQGLGKPNLLYVKDLYAGLSQSNYLKYGNHTSKSLKNELPVVPKSNGSNTEKINKTDSSETDLIYPAELQEEEQYRRYFKEALELEILEQGYPADKTVLYEILELLVETVTSRKKFLRICGEEKPKEVVKSRLMKLDSSHIQYILECLKENSTQIRNIKQYLLATLYNAPVTVDSYYSAQVRHDMGWGGRVDKN, from the coding sequence ATGGAGTACCCGTATTTCAAAGGTCTGGAAGCAGACCGATACAGCTTTTACCGTGTGCCGAAGGCATTGGTCAAGGCTGATCTATTCCAGAAGATGTCCGGGGACGCTAAGCTGCTGTATGCTGTGCTGCTTGACCGTATGAGCCTTTCAATTAAGAACGGCTGGCAGGACAAGCACGGCAACGCCTACATTATCTGCACGATAGAGGAAGTCATGGACTCCATTCATTGTGCCAGACAAAAGGCAGTCAAACTGCTGGATGAACTGGAACAGGAGTTTCGGCTCATCGAGCGGCGCAGACAGGGACTTGGCAAACCCAATCTGCTGTATGTGAAAGACCTTTATGCGGGACTTTCACAATCGAACTACTTGAAGTATGGAAATCATACTTCTAAGAGTTTGAAAAACGAACTTCCAGTAGTTCCAAAATCAAACGGAAGTAATACTGAGAAGATAAATAAGACAGATAGTAGTGAGACTGATCTTATCTATCCGGCTGAACTGCAGGAAGAAGAACAGTACCGCCGCTATTTCAAGGAGGCTCTGGAACTGGAAATTCTGGAACAGGGCTATCCGGCAGATAAAACGGTTCTGTATGAGATTCTGGAACTGCTGGTGGAAACCGTCACCAGCAGAAAGAAGTTCCTGCGCATCTGTGGCGAGGAAAAGCCGAAAGAGGTGGTGAAAAGCCGCCTGATGAAGCTGGATTCCTCGCATATCCAGTACATATTGGAGTGCCTAAAAGAAAACAGCACTCAGATTCGGAACATCAAGCAATACCTGCTGGCAACGCTCTACAATGCTCCCGTGACCGTGGATAGCTATTATTCCGCACAGGTTCGGCATGATATGGGGTGGGGCGGTAGGGTAGATAAAAATTAA
- the tet(W) gene encoding tetracycline resistance ribosomal protection protein Tet(W): MKIINIGILAHVDAGKTTLTESLLYASGAISEPGSVEKGTTRTDTMFLERQRGITIQAAVTSFQWHRCKVNIVDTPGHMDFLAEVYRSLAVLDGAILVISAKDGVQAQTRILFHALRKMNIPTVIFINKIDQAGVDLQSVVQSVRDKLSADIIIKQTVSLSPEIVLEENTDIEAWDAVIENNDKLLEKYIAGEPISREKLVREEQRRVQDASLFPVYYGSAKKGLGIQPLMDAVTGLFQPIGEQGGAALCGSVFKVEYTDCGQRRVYLRLYSGTLRLRDTVALAGREKLKITEMRIPSKGEIVRTDTAYQGEIVILPSDSVRLNDVLGDQTRLPRKRWREDPLPMLRTTIAPKTAAQRERLLDALTQLADTDPLLRCEVDSITHEIILSFLGRVQLEVVSALLSEKYKLETVVKEPSVIYMERPLKAASHTIHIEVPPNPFWASIGLSVTPLSLGSGVQYESRVSLGYLNQSFQNAVRDGIRYGLEQGLFGWNVTDCKICFEYGLYYSPVSTPADFRSLAPIVLEQALKESGTQLLEPYLSFILYAPQEYLSRAYHDAPKYCATIETAQVKKDEVVFTGEIPARCIQAYRTDLAFYTNGRSVCLTELKGYQAAVGQPVIQPRRPNSRLDKVRHMFQKVM, translated from the coding sequence ATGAAAATAATCAATATTGGAATTCTTGCCCATGTAGACGCTGGAAAGACGACCTTGACGGAGAGCCTGCTATATGCCAGCGGAGCCATTTCAGAACCGGGGAGCGTCGAAAAAGGGACAACGAGGACGGACACCATGTTTTTGGAGCGGCAGCGTGGGATTACCATTCAAGCGGCAGTCACTTCCTTCCAGTGGCACAGATGTAAAGTTAACATTGTGGATACGCCCGGCCACATGGATTTTTTGGCGGAGGTGTACCGCTCTTTGGCTGTTTTAGATGGGGCCATCTTGGTGATCTCCGCTAAAGATGGCGTGCAGGCCCAGACCCGTATTCTGTTCCATGCCCTGCGGAAAATGAACATTCCCACCGTTATCTTTATCAACAAGATCGACCAGGCTGGCGTTGATTTGCAGAGCGTGGTTCAGTCTGTTCGGGATAAGCTCTCCGCCGATATTATCATCAAGCAGACGGTGTCGCTGTCCCCGGAAATAGTCCTGGAGGAAAATACCGACATAGAAGCATGGGATGCGGTCATCGAAAATAACGATAAATTATTGGAAAAGTATATCGCAGGAGAACCAATCAGCCGGGAAAAACTTGTGCGGGAGGAACAGCGGCGGGTTCAAGACGCCTCCCTGTTCCCGGTCTATTATGGCAGCGCCAAAAAGGGCCTTGGCATTCAACCGTTGATGGATGCGGTGACAGGGCTGTTCCAACCGATTGGGGAACAGGGGGGCGCCGCCCTATGCGGCAGCGTTTTCAAGGTTGAGTACACCGATTGCGGCCAGCGGCGTGTCTATCTACGGTTATACAGCGGAACGCTGCGCCTGCGGGATACGGTGGCCCTGGCCGGGAGAGAAAAGCTGAAAATCACAGAGATGCGTATTCCATCCAAAGGGGAAATTGTTCGGACAGACACCGCTTATCAGGGTGAAATTGTTATCCTTCCCAGCGACAGCGTGAGGTTAAACGATGTATTAGGGGACCAAACCCGGCTCCCTCGTAAAAGGTGGCGCGAGGACCCCCTCCCCATGCTGCGGACGACGATTGCGCCGAAAACGGCAGCGCAAAGAGAACGGCTGCTGGACGCTCTTACGCAACTTGCGGATACTGACCCGCTTTTGCGTTGCGAAGTGGATTCCATCACCCATGAGATCATTCTTTCTTTTTTGGGCCGGGTGCAGTTGGAGGTTGTTTCCGCTTTGCTGTCGGAAAAATACAAGCTTGAAACAGTGGTAAAGGAACCCTCCGTCATTTATATGGAGCGGCCGCTCAAAGCAGCCAGCCACACCATCCATATCGAGGTGCCGCCCAACCCGTTTTGGGCATCCATAGGACTGTCTGTTACACCACTCTCGCTTGGCTCCGGTGTACAATACGAGAGCCGGGTTTCGCTGGGATACTTGAACCAGAGTTTTCAAAACGCTGTCAGGGATGGTATCCGTTACGGGCTGGAGCAGGGCTTGTTCGGCTGGAACGTAACGGACTGTAAGATTTGCTTTGAATACGGGCTTTATTACAGTCCGGTCAGCACGCCGGCGGACTTCCGCTCATTGGCCCCGATTGTATTGGAACAGGCATTGAAGGAATCGGGGACGCAGCTGCTGGAACCTTATCTCTCCTTCATCCTCTATGCGCCCCAGGAATACCTTTCCAGGGCTTATCATGATGCACCGAAATACTGTGCCACCATCGAAACGGCCCAGGTAAAAAAGGATGAAGTTGTCTTTACTGGCGAGATTCCCGCCCGCTGTATACAGGCATACCGTACTGATCTGGCCTTTTACACCAACGGGCGGAGCGTATGCCTTACAGAGCTGAAAGGATATCAGGCCGCTGTCGGTCAGCCGGTCATCCAGCCCCGCCGTCCAAACAGCCGCCTGGACAAGGTGCGCCATATGTTTCAGAAGGTAATGTAA
- a CDS encoding serine O-acetyltransferase, with product MSTIKIVRGSTTRLLFKLHNFYRNRLGLRLGFEIPLNVFGKGLHIFHTGNIIINETSSIGEYCNIIGSTCLGSKDGGNGPTIGNHCELGMNSVVIGNVKIGNNVYIGAGAVVTKSFEQNGVSWAGVPAKIVASRKDSKKAD from the coding sequence GTGAGTACTATAAAAATTGTGCGGGGGAGCACAACACGACTCTTATTTAAACTCCATAACTTTTATAGAAATAGGTTAGGGTTGCGATTAGGGTTTGAAATTCCGTTAAATGTTTTTGGAAAAGGACTCCATATATTTCATACAGGAAATATTATCATCAATGAAACTTCATCTATCGGAGAATATTGTAATATAATTGGATCAACTTGTTTGGGCAGTAAAGATGGTGGAAACGGTCCCACAATAGGAAATCATTGTGAATTAGGGATGAATTCAGTTGTCATTGGAAATGTTAAAATAGGAAATAATGTTTATATTGGAGCTGGGGCAGTGGTAACTAAAAGCTTTGAGCAGAATGGAGTTTCTTGGGCTGGGGTTCCAGCTAAAATTGTAGCAAGCAGAAAAGATAGTAAGAAAGCTGATTGA
- a CDS encoding ImmA/IrrE family metallo-endopeptidase: protein MDSILIYQAANDLVQNTGTRNIKRIARSCSLDISETPRFKDVLGFLSLHFDKPLILINSHLDSQTKQMVCGYALGHYLEHQILMDLHTLNKSLAITDKEICLYEPNAFASHLMLDSEEVYQMTKRKMNAAQIATAKRIHINLVLVKLLELHHLGYDLRHYHAQHHAFIKNLNLPAHFQFDVAAG, encoded by the coding sequence ATGGATTCCATTCTTATTTACCAAGCAGCCAATGACCTCGTCCAAAATACCGGCACCCGCAACATCAAACGGATTGCGCGAAGCTGCAGTCTGGACATCAGTGAAACACCCCGCTTCAAAGATGTGCTGGGTTTTCTTTCACTCCATTTTGATAAGCCATTGATACTGATCAACAGTCATCTTGATTCGCAGACAAAGCAGATGGTCTGCGGGTACGCTCTGGGGCATTATCTGGAGCATCAGATTCTTATGGACTTGCACACGCTGAATAAATCTCTGGCGATTACAGATAAGGAGATCTGTCTTTATGAGCCGAATGCTTTTGCATCCCACCTGATGCTGGACAGTGAGGAAGTCTATCAGATGACGAAACGCAAGATGAATGCTGCTCAGATTGCCACTGCCAAACGCATTCATATCAATCTGGTATTGGTGAAGCTTCTTGAACTGCATCATCTGGGGTACGATCTACGGCACTACCACGCCCAGCACCATGCGTTTATCAAAAATCTCAACCTTCCGGCACATTTTCAGTTTGATGTTGCCGCCGGATGA
- a CDS encoding sugar phosphate nucleotidyltransferase produces the protein MKTTLLIMAAGIGSRFGTGIKQLEPVDDAGHIIMDYSIHDAIEAGFNHVVFIIRKDIEKEFKEVIGDRIASICSSHNVTVDYAFQGINDIPGTLPEGRTKPWGTGQAVLAAKKVIKTPFIVINADDYYGKEGFKAVHEYLVNGGKSCMAGFVLKNTLSDNGGVTRGICKMDDQNNLTEVVETKNIVKTATGAETDGVAVDVNSLVSMNMWGLTPEFLDVLEDGFKEFFKKEVPGNPLKAEYLIPIFIGELLEQGKMSVKVLRTNDTWYGMTYHEDVAAVKDSFKKMLENGVYKTDLFSDL, from the coding sequence ATGAAAACAACATTACTTATCATGGCAGCCGGTATTGGCAGTCGCTTCGGAACAGGAATTAAACAGTTAGAACCGGTGGATGATGCCGGACATATCATTATGGATTACTCGATTCATGATGCGATTGAAGCAGGCTTCAACCATGTAGTATTTATCATCCGCAAGGATATCGAGAAGGAGTTTAAAGAGGTTATCGGTGATCGCATTGCCTCCATTTGCTCTTCTCATAATGTAACTGTTGACTATGCTTTCCAGGGTATCAACGATATTCCTGGAACTCTGCCAGAAGGCCGGACAAAGCCGTGGGGAACCGGTCAGGCTGTGCTTGCAGCGAAGAAGGTCATCAAGACTCCTTTTATCGTCATCAATGCAGACGATTACTATGGCAAGGAAGGCTTCAAGGCCGTTCATGAGTATCTGGTAAATGGGGGCAAGTCCTGCATGGCGGGATTCGTGCTGAAGAATACTCTGTCTGATAACGGTGGTGTGACCCGTGGCATCTGCAAGATGGACGACCAAAACAATCTGACTGAGGTTGTGGAAACCAAGAATATTGTAAAAACTGCAACTGGGGCAGAAACAGACGGCGTAGCTGTTGATGTAAATTCTCTTGTTTCCATGAATATGTGGGGCTTGACACCAGAGTTTTTGGATGTGCTGGAAGATGGCTTTAAGGAGTTCTTTAAGAAAGAGGTTCCGGGTAATCCTCTGAAAGCAGAATATCTGATTCCCATCTTTATCGGTGAACTGCTGGAGCAGGGAAAGATGTCTGTAAAGGTTCTGAGAACCAATGACACTTGGTATGGTATGACCTATCATGAGGATGTCGCAGCTGTAAAGGACAGCTTCAAGAAGATGCTGGAAAACGGCGTGTACAAGACTGACCTGTTCAGTGATCTGTAA
- a CDS encoding sigma-70 family RNA polymerase sigma factor, which produces MLTLKKVKELVEAPVHTKRVPSPKVLLEEGLILMRKEFDHGSHLTVYQSGYVLFSAGKRNTVFHIHDCCGDYSYDAAAGRGDVIKEEYFENCEWHIRVLFEGERKMEESQWKCEGAGQGNVCVSYHAVAEDWGEIADRTINVLEKIVEKEALHAMMAVLTKKQRRLIHQQFVLGKTHQEIADDMGISRGSVTRAVNQALERIRRKFDFETHYGWIAGGF; this is translated from the coding sequence ATGCTTACATTGAAAAAGGTCAAGGAACTGGTAGAAGCACCTGTACATACCAAGCGCGTACCTTCTCCGAAGGTGCTTTTGGAAGAAGGCCTGATTCTGATGCGTAAAGAATTTGATCATGGCAGTCATCTGACGGTCTATCAAAGCGGCTACGTTTTGTTCTCTGCCGGAAAGAGAAACACCGTGTTTCACATTCACGACTGCTGTGGGGATTATTCCTATGATGCAGCGGCGGGGAGAGGCGATGTGATCAAAGAGGAATATTTTGAAAACTGCGAGTGGCATATCCGCGTACTGTTTGAGGGTGAACGGAAAATGGAAGAATCCCAGTGGAAATGCGAGGGAGCAGGTCAGGGTAATGTGTGCGTTTCGTATCATGCTGTGGCGGAAGATTGGGGCGAGATTGCAGACCGCACGATCAATGTGCTGGAGAAAATCGTTGAGAAGGAAGCCCTTCATGCAATGATGGCGGTTCTGACGAAGAAACAGCGCAGGCTGATCCACCAGCAGTTTGTTCTTGGTAAGACCCACCAGGAAATTGCAGATGATATGGGAATCTCGCGTGGATCGGTTACAAGGGCGGTCAACCAGGCTCTTGAGCGGATTCGCCGTAAATTTGACTTTGAAACACATTATGGATGGATCGCAGGAGGGTTTTGA
- a CDS encoding PcfB family protein, with amino-acid sequence MQEEVTEKTIALCIKGGKITAQILKAALLKLLSKIEKKKQQAKGEKSQCEKSGKQSIKSLQKSGAQITNIVVTDNNIKSFDRVARKYGIDYSLKKVEQEGKTEYLVFFEAKDVDVMTAAFKEYTSETLKKQKRESVRQKLEKVKAELSNHRQLKKEKKREQEPIR; translated from the coding sequence ATGCAGGAAGAAGTCACTGAGAAAACCATCGCGCTATGTATCAAAGGAGGAAAAATCACCGCACAGATTTTGAAAGCAGCCCTGTTAAAGCTGCTCTCAAAGATTGAGAAGAAGAAACAGCAGGCGAAAGGAGAAAAAAGCCAATGTGAAAAATCGGGAAAGCAGAGCATTAAGAGCCTGCAAAAGAGCGGCGCGCAGATCACGAATATTGTGGTTACAGACAATAATATCAAGTCCTTCGACCGGGTGGCCCGGAAATACGGCATTGATTACAGTCTGAAAAAGGTGGAGCAGGAGGGAAAAACAGAATACCTTGTCTTTTTCGAGGCCAAGGACGTGGATGTTATGACCGCCGCCTTTAAGGAATACACCAGCGAAACGCTGAAAAAGCAGAAGCGAGAATCGGTACGCCAGAAGCTGGAAAAGGTGAAAGCAGAACTTTCCAACCATCGCCAGCTTAAAAAAGAAAAGAAGAGGGAGCAGGAACCGATACGATGA
- a CDS encoding phage antirepressor KilAC domain-containing protein → MNIVFMSMDALPSTLWARDLYDQMHIRSDFRKWFPRMCQYGFIEGRDYEYMPRVRLQDEGGRTVQRYVKDYRITQDMAKKLCKLHHTAVGAAYRPQPFDWDALLGLLHKKPPRRSSYEAQLSDSDSLVTTTQIAKEYGCGAKVFNRLLHLHGIQYRANGQWVLYSEHHGKGYTSSLTFRLQRSDGSEVEKLHTAWTQKGRKFLYHTLKRRGVLPLAEQGD, encoded by the coding sequence ATGAACATCGTATTCATGAGTATGGACGCGCTGCCCTCTACGCTGTGGGCGCGTGATCTGTATGACCAGATGCACATTCGCAGCGATTTCCGCAAGTGGTTCCCGCGTATGTGCCAGTATGGTTTCATCGAGGGCCGCGACTACGAGTATATGCCCCGTGTTCGGCTCCAGGATGAGGGCGGACGTACGGTCCAGCGGTATGTGAAAGACTACCGTATTACGCAGGACATGGCAAAGAAGCTCTGCAAACTGCACCATACGGCAGTCGGCGCGGCGTATCGTCCGCAGCCGTTTGATTGGGATGCGCTGCTGGGCCTGCTGCATAAGAAGCCGCCGCGCCGGAGCAGCTATGAAGCACAGTTGAGCGATTCCGATTCGCTGGTGACGACTACGCAGATCGCCAAAGAGTACGGCTGCGGAGCAAAGGTGTTCAATCGGCTGCTGCATCTGCACGGCATCCAGTACCGGGCCAATGGCCAGTGGGTGCTGTATTCGGAACATCACGGTAAGGGCTATACGTCCAGCCTGACGTTCCGGCTCCAGCGCAGCGATGGTTCCGAGGTGGAAAAGCTGCACACGGCATGGACGCAGAAAGGCCGGAAGTTCCTTTATCATACGTTGAAGCGGCGCGGTGTGCTGCCGCTGGCTGAACAGGGAGATTAA
- a CDS encoding helix-turn-helix transcriptional regulator: protein MRFGEKVRDLRKKHSLTQDELAKCLGVSKRTVIGWERDGRYPRNVEILEKMADIFHVPLTYIQPDQSLFIERAAATYGKKGKIEAQHLAFELTELFASGELTAQDMDGIMYEMHKAYFKYREQEREKNRILSL, encoded by the coding sequence ATGAGATTTGGAGAGAAAGTTCGTGATTTACGAAAGAAGCATTCCTTAACACAGGACGAATTGGCAAAGTGTCTGGGTGTCAGCAAACGAACAGTCATCGGATGGGAACGTGATGGTCGCTACCCTCGCAATGTTGAAATACTTGAAAAAATGGCCGATATATTCCATGTGCCTCTGACCTACATACAACCGGATCAGTCTTTATTTATTGAACGCGCTGCAGCAACCTACGGAAAAAAGGGTAAAATAGAAGCCCAGCATCTCGCATTCGAGCTTACTGAGCTTTTTGCCAGCGGAGAGTTGACCGCGCAGGATATGGACGGCATCATGTATGAAATGCACAAAGCCTATTTTAAGTACCGCGAGCAAGAACGAGAAAAGAACCGAATATTGAGCCTGTAA
- a CDS encoding VanZ family protein: MKETIDLLGKILTNILTALYEPFGFSLLISFLALFFYLYAYEPTHAGKGWKSAIVTWYQKFKESTFFRKLFLLVFVTSIILFRTLLNRNLWMNPLSNVMGGWSIWETVNGEQKLTTECIENVIMMVPFSAVVMWTFGEKIGNGWKKILWQSGKIAFIFSVSIEMLQLLLRLGTFQLSDIFYNTVGGVLGGLVYYGIVKARKRL, encoded by the coding sequence ATGAAAGAAACGATTGATTTACTCGGGAAGATTCTCACAAACATTCTGACGGCTCTCTACGAGCCGTTTGGATTCTCGCTCCTGATTTCCTTCCTGGCCTTGTTTTTCTACCTATATGCATATGAGCCTACACATGCTGGCAAGGGCTGGAAGAGCGCCATAGTGACTTGGTATCAGAAATTTAAAGAGAGTACGTTTTTCCGGAAGTTGTTCCTATTGGTTTTCGTGACTTCGATAATCCTGTTTAGAACTCTGCTAAACCGTAATCTGTGGATGAATCCGTTGTCCAATGTCATGGGCGGATGGAGTATTTGGGAGACCGTGAACGGCGAGCAGAAACTAACTACCGAGTGCATCGAGAATGTAATCATGATGGTCCCGTTTTCAGCGGTAGTGATGTGGACATTCGGAGAGAAGATTGGAAACGGCTGGAAGAAGATACTGTGGCAAAGCGGTAAGATAGCATTTATCTTTTCTGTAAGTATTGAGATGCTACAATTATTGCTTCGTTTGGGAACGTTCCAGCTATCAGACATCTTCTATAACACAGTCGGTGGAGTACTAGGCGGTTTAGTGTACTACGGAATCGTGAAGGCGAGAAAGCGTCTGTAA
- the gmhB gene encoding D-glycero-beta-D-manno-heptose 1,7-bisphosphate 7-phosphatase produces MKTVIMAGGRGTRISELFPDIPKPLIPIEGVPVLEREIISLRDQGFKDIIMTVSHMRDKIMTHFGDGSKFGASIQYYNEVTPLGNAGALFKLREQLGDEPFLLLNADAVFDVDFNRMVRFHQEHGGLVTLFTHPNNHPYDSGLIIAEKDMSVQSWLAKEDVRPTYYKNRVNAGLHVINPKVLDMVAIDADKIGTVDEITGKTVKVDLDRQLLKPLAGTGKMFCYDSPEYVKDMGTPERFHQVEEDFKAGRVSAKNLSNKQKAVFLDRDGTINKYVGFLRNINEFELIDGVAEAIKKINASGYLAIVVTNQPVIARGEVTFKELEEIHNKMETELGLRGAYLDAIYYCPHHPHKGYDGEVPELKIECDCRKPKPGMLLKAAIDYNIDLSQSYMIGDGENDIKAGLAARCKSILVNGNGTDTKNEDFGQIDTLASVLEFVDKYLC; encoded by the coding sequence ATGAAAACAGTAATAATGGCCGGAGGGCGAGGAACTCGAATATCTGAATTATTCCCTGATATTCCGAAACCTTTGATTCCAATTGAAGGAGTTCCGGTTCTTGAACGAGAGATTATCTCGTTGAGAGATCAGGGATTTAAAGATATCATTATGACAGTTTCCCATATGAGAGACAAAATCATGACCCATTTTGGAGATGGCTCTAAATTTGGAGCATCGATTCAGTACTACAACGAAGTTACACCGCTTGGAAACGCCGGCGCACTTTTTAAGCTGCGAGAGCAACTGGGGGATGAACCGTTCCTACTTTTGAATGCGGATGCTGTTTTTGATGTTGATTTCAACCGAATGGTCAGATTCCATCAGGAACATGGCGGATTAGTGACGCTGTTTACTCATCCTAATAACCATCCTTACGATAGTGGGCTTATCATTGCGGAAAAGGATATGTCGGTTCAATCTTGGCTGGCAAAGGAAGATGTTCGCCCGACATATTATAAAAATAGAGTCAATGCAGGTCTGCATGTGATTAATCCTAAAGTCCTTGATATGGTGGCAATTGATGCAGATAAAATCGGTACTGTGGATGAGATAACAGGAAAGACTGTAAAAGTTGATTTGGATCGTCAGCTTCTGAAACCGCTGGCGGGAACCGGTAAGATGTTCTGCTACGATTCGCCAGAGTATGTAAAGGATATGGGAACGCCAGAGCGCTTCCATCAGGTAGAAGAGGATTTCAAAGCAGGAAGAGTATCGGCTAAGAATCTTTCAAACAAGCAGAAAGCTGTGTTTCTCGACCGGGATGGTACGATTAATAAATATGTCGGGTTCCTTAGAAATATTAATGAATTTGAGTTGATTGATGGTGTGGCAGAGGCAATCAAGAAAATCAATGCGTCTGGTTATCTTGCAATTGTAGTCACAAATCAGCCTGTTATTGCTAGAGGAGAAGTGACTTTCAAAGAGCTGGAGGAAATCCACAACAAGATGGAAACAGAGCTTGGCTTGAGGGGCGCTTATCTTGATGCGATTTATTATTGCCCTCATCATCCGCACAAGGGATATGATGGCGAAGTCCCAGAGCTTAAAATAGAATGTGACTGTCGTAAACCGAAACCGGGAATGTTGCTGAAGGCGGCTATCGATTATAATATTGATCTGAGCCAGAGCTATATGATCGGTGATGGTGAGAATGATATTAAAGCTGGATTGGCTGCTAGATGTAAATCGATTCTAGTTAATGGAAACGGAACAGATACCAAGAATGAAGATTTTGGACAAATCGATACATTGGCTTCAGTATTGGAGTTTGTAGACAAGTATTTGTGTTGA